One genomic region from bacterium encodes:
- a CDS encoding HAD family phosphatase encodes MIGALLFDFDGVIANSSDRHLNAWKMVLPPLGVEPVDLVLRRHEGEPAWRIAQAMCAHGGLEIDEREARRLGAEKNIHFRRETTPSVYPGVAEILDFAARSGIRTAVVTGTSRENLLHILGERCDRFDALFCDGDFARPKPYPDPYLTAMRYFDLAPERCVVIENAPMGIRAAKAAGLYCIALETTLPSGELQQADLILPGHAALLQWLEQRQKSLD; translated from the coding sequence GTGATCGGGGCGCTGCTTTTCGATTTCGACGGCGTCATCGCTAATTCGTCCGACCGGCACCTGAATGCCTGGAAAATGGTTCTGCCGCCCCTGGGAGTCGAGCCGGTCGATCTGGTACTGCGGCGGCATGAAGGGGAGCCGGCCTGGCGGATCGCTCAGGCGATGTGCGCGCATGGCGGGCTGGAGATCGACGAGCGTGAGGCGCGCCGCCTGGGGGCTGAGAAGAATATCCATTTTCGCCGCGAGACCACGCCGTCGGTTTACCCCGGCGTGGCGGAGATCCTCGATTTCGCGGCGCGATCCGGAATCCGGACGGCGGTGGTGACCGGTACATCGCGGGAGAACCTGCTGCATATCCTCGGGGAGCGGTGTGACCGGTTTGACGCACTTTTTTGTGACGGGGATTTCGCCCGGCCCAAGCCTTATCCTGATCCCTATCTGACCGCGATGCGCTATTTCGATCTGGCGCCCGAGCGCTGCGTAGTGATTGAGAACGCCCCGATGGGGATACGCGCTGCCAAGGCAGCAGGGCTTTATTGCATCGCCCTCGAGACGACGCTGCCGTCCGGGGAACTGCAGCAGGCCGACCTGATCCTTCCCGGTCACGCCGCGCTGCTGCAGTGGCTCGAGCAGCGCCAGAAATCACTTGACTAA
- a CDS encoding tryptophanase, with translation MDFPTEPFRIKVVEPLRRTTRVERDRLIREAGYNLFALPAESVYIDLLTDSGTAAMSDNQWAGIMLGDESYAGSKNWVHFEATVRRLFGFNHVIPTHQGRSAENLLFATAIRSGDVIPNNIHFDTTRANVLHQGGVPLDLVVDAAMHPEKEAPFKGNMDPAKLERAFQVHGADKIPLVMITVTNNSAGGQPVSMENIRQISAIAKRYHKPFIIDACRYAENCWFIKEREAGYAAKALPAIARELFSHADGCTMSAKKDALVNIGGFLALNDAAWSEKAKNLLILLEGFPTYGGLAGRDLEAIARGLEEGLDEAYLAYRIGQVRALGALLDAAGVPFVKPVGGHAIFLNASAILPHLPRQQFPAQALAVALYREAGIRAVEIGGLMFGEKDGQGGEKYPELELVRLAIPRRVYTSRHLEYVAAAVIEIFRHRERVKGLRLVHEAPLLRHFTALLEEME, from the coding sequence ATGGATTTTCCAACTGAACCCTTTCGGATCAAGGTCGTCGAACCGCTGCGCCGGACCACCCGGGTGGAGCGCGACCGCTTGATCCGGGAGGCAGGATACAACCTCTTCGCCCTGCCGGCCGAGAGCGTATATATTGATCTGCTCACGGACAGCGGAACCGCTGCGATGAGCGATAACCAGTGGGCCGGGATCATGCTGGGCGACGAATCGTATGCGGGGAGTAAGAACTGGGTCCATTTCGAAGCGACTGTCCGCCGTCTTTTCGGATTTAACCACGTCATCCCAACGCATCAGGGGCGATCGGCGGAGAATCTGCTCTTTGCGACAGCTATCCGCAGCGGTGATGTGATTCCCAACAACATCCATTTTGACACCACACGCGCCAACGTCCTGCATCAGGGGGGTGTGCCGCTGGATCTGGTCGTAGACGCGGCGATGCATCCGGAAAAGGAAGCGCCTTTCAAAGGCAATATGGATCCAGCCAAGCTGGAGCGGGCCTTTCAGGTGCATGGGGCGGACAAGATCCCGCTGGTGATGATCACGGTGACCAACAACAGCGCTGGAGGGCAGCCGGTTTCGATGGAGAACATCCGTCAGATCAGCGCCATCGCCAAACGGTATCACAAGCCTTTCATCATCGATGCCTGCCGCTATGCCGAGAACTGCTGGTTCATCAAGGAGCGCGAGGCGGGCTATGCCGCAAAAGCTCTTCCGGCGATTGCGCGGGAACTTTTCTCCCATGCGGACGGTTGTACCATGAGTGCGAAAAAGGATGCGCTGGTGAACATTGGGGGCTTTCTCGCCCTGAATGATGCAGCATGGAGCGAAAAGGCCAAGAACCTGCTGATTCTGCTCGAGGGTTTCCCCACTTATGGAGGCCTGGCCGGCAGGGATCTCGAGGCCATTGCCCGGGGTCTCGAAGAGGGGCTGGATGAGGCCTATCTCGCCTACCGTATCGGTCAGGTGCGCGCTCTGGGGGCACTTCTCGATGCGGCCGGCGTCCCCTTTGTCAAGCCGGTGGGCGGCCATGCGATTTTTCTCAACGCCAGCGCGATCCTGCCGCATCTGCCGCGCCAGCAATTTCCGGCGCAGGCTTTGGCGGTGGCGCTCTATCGCGAGGCAGGCATTCGCGCGGTCGAGATTGGCGGTTTGATGTTCGGCGAAAAGGACGGGCAGGGTGGCGAAAAATACCCCGAGCTCGAACTGGTGCGCCTGGCCATCCCGCGGCGGGTCTACACCTCCCGGCACCTCGAGTATGTCGCGGCGGCCGTCATCGAGATTTTTCGGCATCGTGAGCGCGTCAAAGGGCTGCGTCTGGTGCATGAAGCCCCGCTATTGCGTCATTTCACGGCCCTGCTGGAGGAGATGGAGTGA
- a CDS encoding pyridoxine 5'-phosphate synthase has product MSRLCLCVNQVARVRNFNRKKEPDPLQVAMAAELAGIDGIVVQLREDRADIDDRDLRLLKEVVKSHLNLAIPLQEVMVQKALQLLPDMVTLLPVLQENEGEEVALNVEANLDYFEEVAAALRAHNIVVSALVAVDPAQIRAAARAGADYVQFNTTLLAGVEDLGSLTEQVERLRAVAAAANKLGLGVAAGRGLGYQNIRDIAAIPLIEEVNIGRAILSRALLIGVDRAIAAMKSQLEHR; this is encoded by the coding sequence ATGTCCAGGTTATGTCTTTGTGTCAATCAGGTTGCGCGGGTGCGCAATTTCAATCGCAAGAAGGAGCCGGATCCGCTGCAGGTGGCGATGGCGGCCGAGCTGGCCGGCATTGATGGCATTGTCGTACAACTGCGCGAAGATCGCGCCGACATAGATGACCGTGATCTGCGGCTTTTAAAGGAGGTGGTCAAGAGCCACCTCAATTTGGCCATTCCGCTGCAGGAGGTCATGGTGCAAAAGGCCTTGCAGCTGCTGCCCGATATGGTGACGCTGCTGCCGGTCTTGCAGGAGAATGAGGGAGAGGAGGTCGCGCTGAACGTCGAGGCCAATCTCGATTACTTCGAGGAGGTTGCGGCGGCCTTGCGTGCCCACAACATCGTCGTCAGCGCGCTGGTGGCGGTGGACCCGGCCCAGATTCGCGCCGCCGCCCGGGCGGGCGCCGATTATGTCCAGTTCAATACCACCCTGCTGGCGGGGGTGGAGGATTTGGGATCGCTGACCGAACAGGTTGAGCGGCTCCGCGCCGTAGCTGCTGCAGCGAACAAGCTGGGCTTGGGAGTTGCAGCCGGACGCGGCCTTGGCTATCAGAATATCCGCGACATTGCCGCCATACCCCTGATCGAGGAGGTCAACATCGGGCGGGCGATACTCTCCCGCGCCCTGCTGATCGGCGTCGATCGGGCGATCGCAGCCATGAAATCCCAACTCGAACACAGGTAG
- a CDS encoding HDIG domain-containing protein translates to MEKKVLSLLPEFGLIQDPDLHAKTLACWLEAMRIGGWEAEDLDRIPFTLLIPECPVSYRTHVQAVTQTAIAAARVLAAHYSPYYTLSMDLIVSGGLLHDIGKLLEYRRLEGKYIKSTNGKLLRHPFSGANLAARFQLPDEVVHIIAVHAKEGDGGYRTPEAVIVHHADFMNFEPLKG, encoded by the coding sequence ATGGAAAAAAAGGTGCTTTCGCTGCTCCCCGAGTTCGGGCTGATTCAGGATCCCGATCTGCACGCCAAGACCCTCGCCTGCTGGCTCGAGGCGATGCGCATCGGCGGCTGGGAGGCCGAGGATCTCGACCGCATCCCCTTCACCCTGCTCATCCCCGAATGCCCGGTCAGCTACCGTACGCATGTGCAGGCGGTGACCCAAACGGCCATCGCTGCGGCCAGGGTTCTGGCAGCCCATTATAGCCCTTATTACACCCTATCGATGGATCTGATCGTCAGCGGGGGGCTTCTGCATGATATCGGCAAGCTACTCGAATACCGTCGCCTCGAGGGCAAGTATATCAAGAGCACCAATGGCAAGCTTCTGCGCCATCCTTTCAGCGGCGCCAATCTGGCCGCCCGTTTCCAACTGCCTGACGAGGTAGTGCACATCATCGCTGTTCACGCCAAGGAGGGAGACGGCGGTTACCGGACCCCTGAGGCGGTGATCGTCCACCATGCCGATTTCATGAATTTTGAGCCGCTTAAAGGATAA